The Pseudoliparis swirei isolate HS2019 ecotype Mariana Trench chromosome 16, NWPU_hadal_v1, whole genome shotgun sequence genome includes a window with the following:
- the palmdb gene encoding palmdelphin isoform X3, whose protein sequence is MSCAAPLRRSWTSHRSSHRRPRRTLPCSSLLAKSQRKVDASSAYAQIKHLLSLSAPSSCTHPPATFAMEISVEHDKRTGKKQVVSTTTITPDNIHERGSKVFDDGRKSIYALHQDGGHEAVGAMTSTEVEELLHQATDKNVPTEVQYHQPVYSLPYTATSRPETPRTPRQTPTPSTSPFVLREESRCSRDLETRTTSKSPPSRSPAQRDSTSRVPRQREETKRPYTHIPGESKGDVHGMFRSHVGATTPQGLANRKTDAGSPNTAAAALVSVKARTEDRPAPKQASYTGSDGRSPPPAGHKPGVDPEASTERSGDAIRRSPFCSEGIASLNLNSLPEDLESESVTMIFMGYENAEDGDDFQAELVIIYDDDEAHRGSDREACVSYHPEGYESQVFQPEAGTATVAGCRHALGDTKWEESGLHKPTFTYNPERHGRHLQGRKVDTESENTGGVNVEEMKLCSTGR, encoded by the exons ATGAGCTGCGCCGCTCCTCTTCGTCGCTCCTGGACATCCCATCGTTCGTCCCACCGACGCCCACGAAGAACCCTCCCGTGCTCCAGTCTGTTAGCGAAGAGCCAAAGAAAGGTGGACGCATCATCTGCTTACGCTCAAATAAAACACCTTCTGAGCCTCTCGGCTCCATCGTCATGCACACACCCACCAG CTACGTTTGCGATGGAGATCAGTGTGGAGCACGACAAGAGAACGGGAAAAAAACAGGTCGTCTCGACGACCACCATCACCCCGGATAACATTCACGAGAGGGGGTCCAAGGTGTTTGACGACGGGCGCAAGTCGATATACGCCCTGCACCAAGACGGAGGCCACGAAGCGGTTGGAGCCATGACGTCCACGGAGGTAGAAGAGCTGCTGCATCAAGCCACAGACAAGAACGTACCCACCGAAGTGCAGTACCACCAGCCCGTCTACTCTTTACCCTACACGGCGACTAGCAGGCCTGAGACGCCCAGGACACCGAGACAAACGCCCACACCCAGCACCAGCCCCTTCGTTCTCAGAGAGGAAAGCCGTTGCAGCCGAGACCTGGAAACACGGACGACAAGCAAATCCCCACCCAGCCGGAGCCCCGCCCAACGGGACTCCACGTCGAGAGTCCCAagacaaagagaagaaaccAAGCGTCCCTATACCCACATTCCAGGAGAATCAAAGGGGGACGTCCATGGAATGTTCCGGTCTCACGTTGGTGCTACAACTCCACAAGGACTCGCCAACAGAAAGACGGATGCGGGGAGTCCgaacacggcggcggcggctctcgTCTCGGTCAAAGCTCGGACTGAAGACAGACCGGCTCCCAAACAAGCGTCCTACACGGGTTCAGATGGCCGCAGTCCTCCGCCAGCCGGCCACAAGCCTGGGGTCGATCCCGAAGCTTCGACGGAGCGATCCGGCGACGCCATCAGACGTTCGCCCTTCTGTTCGGAGGGTATCGCCTCTTTGAATCTCAACAGCCTCCCAGAGGACCTTGAATCAGAATCCGTCACCATGATCTTCATGGGCTACGAAAACGCCGAGGATGGAGATGACTTTCAGGCCGAGCTGGTGATCATCTACGACGACGACGAAGCGCATCGTGGAAGTGACAGGGAAGCGTGCGTCTCGTACCACCCAGAGGGGTACGAGAGTCAAGTATTCCAACCTGAAGCGGGTACAGCCACGGTGGCAGGCTGCAGACACGCTCTTGGAGACAcaaagtgggaggagtcagggcTCCACAAGCCAACGTTCACCTATAACCCTGAGAGGCACGGCCGCCACCTGCAGGGACGGAAGGTGGATACGGAGTCTGAAAACACAGGCGGCGTCAATGTGGAGGAAATGAAGCTCTGTTCAACCGGAAGATGA